One Lysinibacillus sp. OF-1 DNA segment encodes these proteins:
- the pdxS gene encoding pyridoxal 5'-phosphate synthase lyase subunit PdxS: protein MKQTGTELVKRGMAEMQKGGVIMDVINAEQAKIAEAAGAVAVMALERVPSDIRKAGGVARMADPRIVEEVMAAVTIPVMAKARIGHIVEARVLEAMGVDYIDESEVLTPADEEYHLLKSDYTVPFVCGCRDLGEAARRIGEGASMLRTKGEPGTGNIVEAVRHIRKVNAQVRKVVGMTEDELMTEAKLLGAPFELLREIKRLGRLPVVNFAAGGVATPADAALMMELGADGVFVGSGIFKSENPEKFARAIVEATTHYKDYKLIAEISKELGVPMKGIDIAQLGQNERMQERGW, encoded by the coding sequence ATGAAACAAACAGGTACAGAGTTAGTAAAACGTGGAATGGCAGAAATGCAAAAGGGCGGCGTTATTATGGACGTCATTAATGCAGAGCAAGCAAAAATAGCAGAAGCAGCAGGCGCTGTAGCCGTTATGGCATTAGAAAGGGTACCTTCAGATATTCGTAAGGCAGGTGGCGTTGCACGTATGGCTGATCCTCGTATTGTGGAGGAAGTAATGGCGGCTGTAACCATTCCTGTTATGGCAAAGGCACGTATAGGGCATATCGTTGAAGCACGCGTTTTAGAGGCAATGGGGGTTGATTATATTGATGAAAGTGAAGTTTTAACACCAGCAGATGAAGAATACCATTTATTAAAAAGTGATTACACAGTACCGTTTGTGTGCGGCTGTCGTGATTTAGGTGAAGCAGCCCGTCGTATCGGAGAAGGCGCGTCAATGCTACGAACAAAAGGTGAACCAGGAACAGGGAATATAGTGGAGGCAGTTCGACATATTCGCAAAGTAAATGCTCAGGTACGTAAAGTAGTGGGTATGACAGAAGATGAATTAATGACGGAGGCAAAATTACTGGGGGCTCCTTTCGAATTATTAAGAGAAATTAAACGTCTTGGTCGTTTACCAGTAGTAAATTTTGCGGCAGGTGGTGTTGCTACGCCAGCCGATGCTGCATTAATGATGGAGCTTGGAGCTGATGGCGTTTTCGTGGGCTCTGGTATTTTCAAATCCGAAAATCCAGAAAAATTTGCACGTGCTATTGTGGAGGCGACTACCCACTATAAAGACTATAAGCTAATTGCTGAAATATCTAAAGAGCTCGGTGTACCAATGAAGGGTATTGATATTGCACAGCTTGGGCAAAACGAGCGTATGCAAGAGCGAGGCTGGTAA
- the pdxT gene encoding pyridoxal 5'-phosphate synthase glutaminase subunit PdxT, translated as MKRIGVLALQGAVREHVQMLEGLDCEAILVKQKKDLVNLDGLVLPGGESTTMRKLLDRFDLLEPIRELAQQGLPVFGTCAGLILLANQLVDDEPHLAVMDVTVARNSFGRQIDSFEVQLDIPKIGARIPAVFIRAPHIEAVGKDVDVLAQHDGKIILAQDGHLLGCSFHPELTADKRILEYFVSSMV; from the coding sequence ATGAAACGAATTGGTGTTTTAGCATTACAAGGAGCAGTCCGTGAGCATGTCCAAATGTTAGAAGGGCTTGATTGTGAAGCGATTTTAGTAAAACAGAAGAAGGATTTAGTGAATCTCGATGGACTTGTACTACCTGGTGGGGAAAGTACGACAATGCGAAAATTGCTGGACCGTTTTGACCTACTAGAGCCAATCCGTGAACTTGCACAGCAAGGTTTACCGGTATTTGGCACATGTGCAGGATTAATTTTATTAGCCAATCAATTAGTGGATGACGAACCGCATTTAGCAGTTATGGATGTGACGGTAGCAAGAAATTCATTTGGACGTCAGATAGATAGCTTCGAAGTTCAACTGGATATTCCTAAAATAGGTGCACGTATTCCAGCAGTTTTTATTCGTGCACCTCATATTGAAGCGGTAGGTAAAGATGTTGATGTTCTCGCTCAGCATGACGGAAAAATAATTTTGGCGCAAGATGGTCATTTATTAGGTTGTTCGTTTCATCCTGAATTAACAGCAGATAAGCGAATTCTTGAATATTTTGTCTCCTCTATGGTATGA
- the serS gene encoding serine--tRNA ligase, with amino-acid sequence MLDIKRVRDNFAEIKEMLLTRNEDLGNLDDFEGLDAKRRELIAKTEELKAERNKVSEQISLMKRNKENADEVIARMRQVGDEIKELDNQLNDVEERFKDMMMRLPNIPHESVPVGTTEDDNVEEYTWGEIPAFDFDIKAHWDLATDLKIVDFERGAKVTGSRFLFYRGLGARLERALMTFMMDLHAEEHGYEEMLPPVIVNRDSLTGTGQLPKFEEDVFKLEETDYFMIPTAEVPVTNFYRDEILPAEALPQGFAAYSACFRSEAGSAGRDTRGLIRQHQFNKVELVRFVKPEESYEQLELLTGHAEKVLQLLGLPYRKLKMCTADLGFTAAKKYDLEVWIPAQNMYREISSCSNFEDFQARRANIRFRREPNAKPEYVHTLNGSGLAIGRTVAAILENYQQADGSVVIPEVLRPYMGGKEVIAPK; translated from the coding sequence ATGTTAGATATTAAACGTGTACGCGATAATTTCGCGGAAATTAAAGAAATGCTATTAACACGTAATGAAGATTTAGGTAACTTAGATGACTTTGAAGGCTTAGATGCAAAGCGTCGTGAATTAATTGCTAAAACAGAAGAATTAAAAGCAGAACGTAATAAAGTATCTGAACAAATTTCACTTATGAAGCGCAATAAGGAAAACGCAGATGAAGTCATTGCTCGTATGCGTCAGGTAGGCGATGAAATTAAAGAATTAGACAATCAATTAAATGATGTAGAAGAGCGCTTTAAAGATATGATGATGCGTTTACCAAACATTCCTCATGAATCTGTCCCAGTAGGTACAACAGAGGACGACAATGTTGAGGAATATACTTGGGGCGAAATTCCAGCATTTGATTTTGATATTAAAGCACACTGGGATCTAGCGACAGATTTGAAAATTGTGGATTTTGAACGTGGCGCAAAAGTAACAGGTAGCCGTTTCTTATTCTACCGTGGTCTTGGAGCTCGTTTAGAACGTGCATTAATGACGTTCATGATGGATTTACATGCAGAAGAGCATGGCTATGAGGAAATGCTACCACCTGTCATTGTAAATCGTGATAGCTTAACAGGTACTGGACAGCTTCCAAAATTCGAGGAAGATGTATTCAAATTAGAAGAAACTGATTATTTCATGATTCCAACAGCAGAGGTTCCAGTAACGAACTTCTATCGTGATGAAATATTACCAGCTGAGGCTTTACCACAAGGCTTTGCTGCATACAGTGCATGCTTCCGCTCAGAGGCAGGTTCTGCAGGACGTGATACACGTGGTTTAATCCGTCAACACCAATTCAATAAAGTAGAACTAGTTCGTTTTGTAAAACCAGAGGAATCATACGAACAGTTAGAGCTATTAACAGGTCATGCTGAAAAAGTACTGCAATTATTAGGATTACCATATCGTAAACTAAAAATGTGTACAGCCGATTTAGGCTTTACTGCAGCGAAGAAATATGATTTAGAAGTGTGGATTCCAGCACAAAACATGTACCGTGAAATTTCTTCTTGTTCTAACTTTGAGGATTTCCAAGCACGACGTGCAAATATCCGCTTCCGTCGTGAACCAAATGCAAAACCAGAGTATGTTCACACATTAAATGGTTCAGGTCTTGCCATTGGTCGTACAGTTGCGGCTATCCTGGAAAACTATCAACAAGCTGATGGAAGCGTAGTGATTCCTGAAGTTTTAAGACCTTATATGGGTGGTAAAGAGGTAATCGCACCAAAATAA
- a CDS encoding sigma-54 factor interaction domain-containing protein has product MKSQLEKASLSAKKNAPILLTEETRIEKDFIAQVLHNESCRYTNEERKGQLQEANGGTLLIDHQMYLYKQSYIEGECVFRRLTI; this is encoded by the coding sequence ATGAAGTCTCAACTTGAAAAGGCCAGTCTGAGCGCAAAGAAAAATGCTCCGATTTTATTAACAGAGGAAACTAGAATAGAGAAAGATTTTATAGCACAAGTTCTTCATAATGAAAGTTGCCGCTATACTAATGAAGAAAGAAAAGGACAGTTACAGGAAGCTAATGGTGGAACGTTACTCATTGACCACCAGATGTATCTTTACAAGCAAAGTTATATCGAAGGTGAATGTGTTTTCAGACGATTAACTATTTAA
- the tadA gene encoding tRNA adenosine(34) deaminase TadA, whose product MDIFETDRQFMKQALEEAKKAAILGEVPIGAVLVYNGEIIAKAHNLRETTQNATTHAELMVIQEACKKIGSWRLEKTTLYVTLEPCPMCAGAILQSRVPRVVYGARDIKAGCVDSLYRLLNDARFNHECEVSEGILADECGQILTNFFKALRERKKAEKKARIASKNETIN is encoded by the coding sequence GTGGATATTTTTGAAACAGATCGTCAATTTATGAAACAAGCATTAGAAGAAGCCAAAAAAGCAGCTATACTTGGGGAAGTGCCTATAGGTGCTGTACTTGTTTATAATGGGGAAATTATTGCAAAAGCTCATAATTTACGAGAAACAACACAAAATGCAACAACACATGCTGAGCTAATGGTTATTCAAGAGGCTTGTAAAAAAATCGGCAGCTGGCGTCTCGAAAAAACAACACTCTATGTTACGCTTGAACCTTGCCCAATGTGCGCAGGTGCAATTTTGCAATCTCGTGTACCACGTGTTGTCTATGGTGCAAGAGATATCAAAGCAGGCTGTGTAGATTCACTCTATCGTTTATTAAACGATGCACGCTTTAACCATGAATGTGAAGTATCTGAAGGAATCTTAGCAGATGAATGTGGACAAATCTTAACCAATTTTTTTAAAGCTTTACGAGAGCGTAAAAAAGCTGAGAAAAAAGCACGTATAGCTTCGAAAAATGAGACTATCAATTAA
- a CDS encoding ArsR/SmtB family transcription factor has product MDETLKSSKTQKIAIQHLDEETLFVVSQTFKALSDPTRIRILNLLCTDEHSVNDIAEILDLGQSTVSHQLRFLKNLRLVKFRREGTTLYYSKDDDHIMNLLKQAIEHATHN; this is encoded by the coding sequence ATGGATGAAACATTAAAAAGTTCAAAAACACAAAAAATTGCAATTCAGCATTTAGATGAAGAGACATTATTTGTAGTATCTCAAACCTTTAAGGCATTGAGTGATCCGACTCGAATTCGCATTTTAAACTTACTATGTACAGATGAACATTCAGTCAACGACATTGCTGAAATTTTAGATTTAGGCCAATCGACTGTTTCTCATCAATTACGTTTTTTAAAAAATTTACGCTTAGTGAAATTTCGAAGAGAGGGAACAACCTTGTATTATTCTAAGGATGACGATCACATTATGAATTTATTGAAGCAAGCTATTGAGCATGCGACACATAATTAA
- a CDS encoding cation diffusion facilitator family transporter gives MGHQHDHGHDHTHGANKKVLLLSFIIITGYMIVEAIGGFLTNSLALLSDAGHMLSDSISLGIAMLAFMFGEKAASYSKTYGYKRFEILAAVLNGITLIGIALFIFYEAFKRFANPPEVATSGMLIISTIGLFINILVAWIMMRGSDTKDNLNMRGAFLHVLSDMLGSVGAIVAALLIMFFGWGWADPLASVIVALLVVRSGYYVTKASIHVLMEGTPSNVDVQEIIQLIEQTDGIKSIHDLHIWTITSGTNALSCHAVVNEQLKIADGEHILRKIEHNLEHKGIKHVTIQLETASHQHENTILCQLKNDHEHHHE, from the coding sequence ATGGGACATCAACACGATCACGGTCATGATCATACACATGGTGCAAATAAAAAGGTGTTATTACTGTCGTTTATTATTATTACAGGCTATATGATAGTAGAGGCAATTGGTGGTTTTTTAACGAATAGCTTAGCTCTTTTATCAGACGCAGGTCATATGTTAAGTGACTCTATCTCTTTAGGTATTGCGATGTTAGCCTTTATGTTTGGAGAAAAGGCGGCTAGCTATAGTAAAACGTATGGTTATAAACGATTTGAAATTTTAGCTGCTGTATTAAATGGTATTACATTAATAGGGATAGCATTATTTATTTTCTATGAAGCGTTTAAACGCTTTGCTAATCCGCCTGAAGTAGCTACTTCAGGAATGCTTATTATTAGTACGATTGGTTTGTTCATTAATATTTTAGTGGCATGGATTATGATGCGTGGCAGTGACACAAAAGATAATTTAAATATGCGTGGCGCTTTTTTACATGTACTTAGCGATATGCTAGGGTCTGTAGGGGCAATTGTTGCGGCTTTATTAATTATGTTTTTTGGCTGGGGCTGGGCAGATCCACTTGCGAGCGTAATTGTTGCTTTATTAGTAGTAAGAAGTGGCTACTATGTCACAAAGGCTTCAATCCATGTCTTAATGGAAGGAACACCTTCAAATGTAGATGTTCAGGAAATTATTCAACTAATAGAACAGACGGATGGAATAAAAAGTATCCATGATCTACACATCTGGACAATTACTAGTGGAACGAATGCATTGTCCTGTCATGCGGTTGTCAATGAACAGTTAAAAATAGCTGATGGTGAGCATATTCTACGAAAAATTGAACATAATCTTGAGCATAAGGGTATTAAGCATGTAACCATTCAATTAGAAACGGCATCACATCAACATGAAAATACAATTTTATGCCAATTAAAAAATGATCATGAGCATCATCATGAATAA
- a CDS encoding metal-sensitive transcriptional regulator: MEDTVKDDVCHTEGATSCRKSHHPERVKKDLTTRLNRIEGQIRGIKGMIDKDVYCDDIITQLSATQSALNSVAKILLEGHLKGCVVDRLSEGDEAVLDELVVTIQKLMKK, from the coding sequence ATGGAAGACACAGTAAAAGATGATGTTTGTCATACAGAGGGAGCTACGTCTTGTCGAAAAAGTCATCACCCTGAGCGTGTGAAAAAGGATTTAACAACGCGCTTAAATCGTATTGAAGGCCAGATTCGCGGCATTAAAGGAATGATTGATAAAGACGTTTACTGTGATGATATTATTACGCAACTATCTGCTACACAGTCCGCATTAAATAGTGTGGCAAAAATATTATTAGAAGGTCACTTAAAGGGTTGTGTTGTAGATCGTTTATCAGAGGGCGATGAAGCGGTTTTAGATGAGTTAGTAGTAACGATTCAAAAGTTAATGAAAAAATAA
- the copZ gene encoding copper chaperone CopZ, producing the protein MQNVTLNVQGMSCGHCVSAVEKNVGALAGVEQVKVNLADGLVDVAFDDAQVSIDQIKETIDDQGYDVK; encoded by the coding sequence ATGCAAAACGTAACGTTAAATGTACAAGGAATGTCATGTGGTCATTGTGTAAGTGCAGTTGAAAAAAATGTTGGTGCTTTAGCTGGTGTTGAACAAGTAAAAGTTAATTTAGCAGATGGTTTAGTTGATGTTGCATTTGATGATGCACAAGTATCCATTGATCAAATTAAAGAGACAATTGATGATCAAGGCTATGATGTAAAATAG
- a CDS encoding heavy metal translocating P-type ATPase, producing the protein MSSDIKEANLQITGMTCAACATRIEKGLNKMDGVEQATVNLALEKSSIKYDSKKLTEEDFEKKIEALGYGVVKQKTELDITGMTCAACATRIEKGLNKLSGISSANVNLALEKAVIEFNPSEVSMADIIAKVEKLGYGAHQKADEQETVDYREKAIKQQQRKFIFSAILSLPLLWTMVGHFSFTSFLYVPEFLMNPWVQMLLATPVQFIIGKQFYVGAYKALRNGSANMDVLVVMGTSAAYFYSVYQAIVTIGSHHGPHLYFETSAVLITLILLGKLFEAKAKGRSSEAIKKLMGLQAKTAIVVRDGVEKEIPLEEVIIGDVMLVKPGEKIPVDGEVIEGITAVDESMLTGESLPVDKKQGDPLFGSTINKNGFIKMIATKVGRDTALAQIIKVVEDAQGSKAPIQRLADRISGIFVPIVVGIAIVTFLIWIIWVRPGEFTPALEVLIAVLVIACPCALGLATPTSIMAGSGRAAEFGILFKGGEHLEQTQSIDTVVVDKTGTVTHGKPELTDVLLASEQDEVRFLSLIGAAEKQSEHPLAEAIVHGIEDRGIALGEVQFFEAIPGYGVQATVSGQGIVIGTRKLMQQYGIYIDDILPTMEQLERNGKTAMLAAINGRYAGLVAVADTVKDTSKEAIHRLQDMGITVIMMTGDNERTAQAIGTEVGVNHVIAEVLPEGKADEVKKLQAQGKKVAMVGDGINDAPALATANIGMAIGTGTDVAMEAADITLIRGDLNSIADAILMSRKTMRNIKQNLFWAFAYNTLGIPIAAIGLLAPWVAGAAMAFSSVSVVLNALRLQRVKL; encoded by the coding sequence ATGAGTTCTGATATAAAAGAAGCGAATTTGCAAATTACAGGCATGACATGTGCAGCCTGTGCCACTCGTATAGAAAAAGGCTTAAATAAAATGGATGGGGTAGAACAAGCGACGGTTAATTTAGCGCTAGAAAAATCATCTATTAAGTATGACTCAAAAAAGCTAACTGAAGAAGATTTTGAAAAGAAAATAGAAGCACTAGGTTATGGTGTTGTTAAACAAAAGACTGAGCTTGATATTACGGGTATGACATGTGCAGCTTGTGCGACTCGCATTGAAAAAGGGTTAAATAAGCTAAGTGGTATTTCTTCTGCCAATGTTAACCTAGCACTGGAAAAAGCGGTGATTGAGTTTAATCCATCAGAAGTGTCCATGGCAGATATCATTGCAAAGGTAGAGAAGTTAGGCTATGGTGCTCATCAAAAGGCAGATGAGCAGGAAACAGTGGATTACCGTGAAAAAGCCATTAAACAGCAACAACGGAAATTTATTTTTTCGGCTATTCTTTCTTTACCATTGCTTTGGACGATGGTCGGCCATTTTTCCTTTACGTCATTTTTATATGTGCCAGAATTCCTTATGAATCCATGGGTCCAAATGCTATTGGCTACTCCTGTGCAATTTATTATCGGTAAGCAATTTTATGTAGGTGCCTATAAAGCATTACGCAATGGCAGTGCAAATATGGATGTACTTGTAGTCATGGGGACATCAGCAGCTTATTTCTATAGTGTCTATCAAGCAATTGTGACGATAGGATCACATCATGGTCCACATCTTTATTTTGAAACGAGTGCAGTTTTAATTACATTAATTTTATTAGGTAAATTATTTGAAGCAAAAGCAAAAGGACGCTCATCTGAAGCCATAAAAAAACTAATGGGACTTCAAGCCAAAACCGCTATTGTTGTACGTGATGGTGTAGAAAAAGAGATTCCTTTAGAAGAAGTGATCATTGGCGATGTAATGTTAGTGAAACCAGGGGAAAAGATTCCAGTTGATGGCGAGGTAATAGAGGGAATAACAGCCGTTGACGAATCAATGTTAACAGGGGAAAGTCTACCAGTTGATAAAAAACAAGGCGATCCATTATTTGGTTCTACGATTAATAAAAATGGTTTTATTAAAATGATAGCGACAAAGGTTGGTCGTGATACAGCATTAGCGCAAATCATAAAAGTGGTAGAAGATGCTCAAGGATCAAAAGCACCGATTCAACGTTTGGCAGATCGAATTTCAGGAATTTTTGTACCAATCGTTGTTGGCATTGCAATTGTCACATTTTTAATTTGGATTATATGGGTTCGACCTGGTGAATTTACACCTGCTTTAGAGGTTTTAATTGCAGTACTTGTCATTGCTTGTCCATGTGCTCTTGGATTAGCAACGCCAACGTCAATAATGGCAGGCTCAGGACGTGCAGCTGAATTTGGTATTTTATTTAAAGGTGGAGAACATTTAGAACAAACACAAAGTATTGATACAGTAGTTGTAGATAAAACTGGTACAGTGACACATGGTAAACCTGAGCTTACAGATGTTTTATTAGCATCAGAGCAGGATGAAGTACGCTTTTTATCTTTAATTGGGGCAGCTGAGAAACAATCAGAGCACCCTCTAGCAGAAGCCATTGTACACGGTATAGAAGATCGTGGTATCGCTTTAGGTGAAGTTCAATTCTTCGAAGCAATACCTGGTTATGGTGTGCAGGCAACTGTCTCAGGTCAAGGTATTGTCATTGGTACACGTAAATTAATGCAACAATATGGAATTTATATTGATGATATATTACCAACCATGGAGCAACTAGAACGCAACGGCAAAACAGCGATGCTTGCTGCCATTAATGGTCGATATGCAGGCTTAGTAGCGGTCGCTGATACAGTGAAAGATACATCAAAAGAGGCTATTCATCGTTTACAGGATATGGGCATTACGGTCATTATGATGACTGGTGATAATGAACGGACTGCTCAAGCCATAGGAACAGAGGTAGGCGTAAATCATGTAATTGCTGAAGTATTACCTGAAGGCAAAGCAGATGAAGTGAAAAAGCTTCAAGCTCAAGGGAAAAAAGTAGCGATGGTAGGTGACGGTATTAATGATGCACCTGCACTGGCAACCGCAAATATTGGTATGGCAATCGGTACAGGAACAGACGTTGCGATGGAAGCGGCAGACATTACGCTAATTCGTGGTGACTTAAATAGTATCGCAGATGCCATTCTAATGAGTCGAAAAACAATGCGTAATATTAAACAAAATCTATTTTGGGCATTTGCCTATAATACATTAGGTATTCCTATTGCTGCAATCGGTCTACTTGCTCCGTGGGTGGCAGGGGCGGCAATGGCTTTCAGTTCGGTATCGGTAGTATTGAATGCACTACGATTACAGCGAGTGAAATTATAA
- a CDS encoding deoxynucleoside kinase — MTVPFVTVEGPIGVGKTSLSKEIAATFNYHLLKEIVDENPFLNKFYENIEEWSFQTEMFFLCNRYKQLTDIKKFRLAHAKPVVADYHIFKNLIFAKRTLAPTEYDKYEEIYRILTKDMPVPNVVVYLHASVETLMKRIAMRGREFEKMISRDYMEQLVADYHSFIQHFENMHPEIPVIRFNGDQLDFVKNPNDLEHVLKIIKDTLQQRSLQ; from the coding sequence GTGACGGTTCCATTTGTTACGGTAGAAGGTCCGATTGGTGTTGGTAAAACCTCTTTATCAAAAGAGATAGCAGCGACATTTAATTACCATCTATTAAAAGAAATTGTAGACGAAAACCCTTTTTTAAATAAGTTTTATGAAAACATTGAGGAGTGGAGTTTCCAAACGGAAATGTTCTTCCTTTGTAATCGCTATAAGCAATTAACGGATATTAAAAAATTTCGATTAGCGCATGCCAAACCGGTTGTAGCAGACTATCATATTTTTAAAAATTTAATATTTGCGAAACGTACATTGGCGCCAACTGAGTACGACAAGTACGAGGAAATCTATAGAATTTTAACGAAGGATATGCCTGTTCCAAATGTAGTGGTTTATTTACATGCCAGCGTTGAAACATTAATGAAGCGTATCGCCATGCGTGGTCGAGAATTTGAAAAGATGATTTCACGAGATTACATGGAGCAGCTTGTGGCTGATTATCATTCCTTTATCCAGCATTTTGAGAACATGCATCCTGAAATTCCAGTTATTCGATTTAATGGAGATCAGCTTGATTTTGTAAAAAATCCAAATGATTTAGAACATGTTTTAAAAATAATTAAAGATACGTTACAACAAAGGAGTTTGCAATAA
- a CDS encoding deoxynucleoside kinase produces MNLREKYDIPPQTVITIAGTVGVGKSTMTKALAEALNFRTSFEKVDTNPYLDKFYDDFEKWSFHLQVYFLAERFKEQKRIFEYGGGFVQDRSIYEDTGIFAKMHYDKGTMSPTDYETYTNLFDAMVMTPYFPHPDLLVYLEGPIDAVIGRIQERGRAMEQQTPNDYWVEMHERYENWINNFNSCPVLRLDINDYDLLKNPDAIESIVSRISHMLKQTSHLRK; encoded by the coding sequence ATGAATTTAAGAGAGAAGTATGATATTCCACCACAAACAGTCATCACTATTGCAGGAACTGTTGGTGTAGGAAAATCAACGATGACAAAGGCATTGGCAGAGGCACTAAACTTTCGTACATCATTCGAGAAAGTAGATACGAATCCATACCTTGATAAATTTTATGATGACTTTGAAAAATGGAGCTTTCATTTACAGGTTTACTTTTTAGCAGAGCGATTTAAAGAACAGAAGCGTATTTTTGAATATGGCGGAGGATTTGTACAAGATCGATCCATTTACGAAGATACTGGGATTTTTGCTAAGATGCACTATGATAAAGGAACAATGAGTCCGACAGATTATGAAACATATACAAATTTGTTTGATGCGATGGTGATGACACCCTATTTCCCGCATCCAGATTTGCTTGTCTATCTTGAAGGACCAATTGATGCAGTTATTGGTCGTATTCAAGAGCGTGGACGTGCCATGGAGCAACAGACACCGAATGATTATTGGGTAGAAATGCATGAACGCTACGAAAACTGGATTAATAACTTTAATTCCTGTCCAGTTCTTCGTTTAGATATTAACGATTATGATTTATTAAAAAATCCTGATGCCATTGAATCAATTGTGAGCCGCATCAGTCATATGCTAAAACAAACAAGCCATTTACGAAAGTAA
- a CDS encoding TIGR00730 family Rossman fold protein, whose protein sequence is MYCGSGLGKNPIYAEKAAELGTALANSGHGVVYGGSKTGLMGKVADAVLAAGGEVIGVMPTHLQKRELAHASLTEIHFVDSMHIRKAKMAELADAFIALPGGAGTLDEYFEVFTWAQIGLHEKPVILYNVNGFYNAILKHFKIMLEEDFIRAEQKALFHVATTSKGVLRLLKKHG, encoded by the coding sequence GTGTATTGCGGATCTGGTTTAGGTAAAAATCCTATTTATGCTGAGAAGGCGGCGGAGCTAGGTACAGCACTAGCTAACAGCGGTCATGGTGTGGTCTATGGTGGTTCTAAAACAGGGTTAATGGGGAAGGTAGCCGATGCTGTTTTAGCAGCGGGTGGAGAAGTAATTGGTGTGATGCCCACTCATTTACAGAAGAGAGAATTGGCACATGCCTCATTAACAGAGATTCATTTTGTAGACTCTATGCATATTCGTAAGGCTAAAATGGCAGAGTTAGCCGATGCCTTTATTGCTCTTCCTGGTGGCGCAGGAACTTTAGATGAATATTTTGAGGTATTTACTTGGGCTCAGATTGGACTGCATGAAAAACCTGTCATTTTATATAATGTAAATGGATTCTATAATGCAATTTTGAAGCATTTTAAAATAATGTTAGAGGAAGACTTTATACGTGCAGAACAAAAGGCGCTCTTTCATGTGGCAACGACTTCGAAAGGTGTTTTACGTTTATTAAAAAAACATGGGTGA